The window gggcagcagaggcagcacaaACCTCCACATCTTACAGATTGGAACAAAGTTACGCTCAGCAACGAATCTCACGAGGAACAACGCGTCACACCTCCGTCGTGGCCACGTTTACCCGCACCCGCTGCGATAATTGCGTGTTCGTGGACGATTGTGTGCTGCTCTACAGCCAGCCCCTCGGCTCCGTGTCTTTGTAATAGCTGTGCGGAGATGCGAAGCCGCCGGACTTGTGACGGTGCATCAGAGACCAGAAGGAGTTGAAGAGCATCAGCGACAGAGGCCTGTCCTTGGTCTCCTCGGCCTCGGCCTCCGTCGCCGTCCTGCTCCCGGCCCGGTCTCTggcccacctcctccccctctccctcgctATCCTAGCCCCGGTCTTCCtcgcccacccccaccccctgtcCCGCTCCGCCTCCGACGCCTGGCTGTCCCTCCGgccctccccctccgccccccagCTCCACTTGCTCCCCTTGGCGGCGCCGGCTCCCCGCTGCCGCctcccctcccacctcctcagCGCCTTGCAGCCCGCCCcgcgctcccccccccccgcctcaccTTCGAGCGGCTTGACGATCTGCAGTTTGTCTGGGAGGTAGGGCCCCCGCGAGGCCCACAGGTGGAGGCCGCCGAGGGACATGATGCTCTCGGAGGGCGTCAGCGCGCCCTCGTGGCCCGGCGCCTCCTGCAGTCCGCCGCGTCCGCGccgccgctctctctcctcttcgaAGAAGCGCCTCTCGCTGAGGTTGTTTTGCCGACGCAGAGAAAGGCGCCGCAGGGCCACGCGCAGATCCTCGGCCCCGCTCGTCTTCTTGTCTCGGCCGTCTGCGTTGCTGCGAGAGAAGAGACACCGCATGCAAAGATGCTTCATTTAAACTAAGATAACGAATCAAATCAAATTTCGAAGATGCAACCAGTGTTTTATATCACTCTGAAAATGAACTTTGCTcagtctctgcttcctctctaATTGGTTAATTGCATTAAACCACTTCCGCCCACCTATCCTGATTGGACGCCGTCTCCAGCAGGATGCTCTGTGTCCGGTTGTCAAGGGCAACGCCGTCTCCGGTCCCGTCGCCTCCATACAGGCCGGAGCGAGGCGTGGACAGGCCGCTGGACGAGGGCGACGTCCGCGCAGACAGAGACTGGTTGGAGCCGGGGATGTTGCCGCTGGTCggagtcagtgaacgctgcCGCACCGTCTGGTTGACGTTCTTAACCGTCTCAAAAACGCGCTTACGGTGGCTCCtgggagaaaagcagcagcgtgGTCTTTGAACACTTCACATCTGAACCAGTCACACGCTATGGAGGAACAGTACATTTGCTACATTGCTGATCTCTGACTCAATGTATAATACAGTTTGAGGCTGAGTtcaatgtgtgcgtgtgcgtgtgtgtgtgtgcgtgtgtgtgtgtgtgtgcgcgcgtgtgtgtgtgtgtgtgtgtgtgtttgtgtgtgtgtgggtgtgtgtgtgtgtgtgcgtgtgtgtgtgtgcgtgcgtgtgcgtgcgtgtgggtgtttgtgtgtgtgtgtgcgcgtgtgtgtgtgcgtgtgcgcgtgcgtgtgcgtgtgcgtacaCCCGTACTTCTGCTCCTCGCACTCCGGATCGTCCAGACTCAACTCCTTCCTCATGGTCCCCTCGATCTCAGCAGCCAGTGaatcctgcaacacacacagatccgTGAGGGCGCGGGAGACGCCAGCGTGCACGCGCGCTGTACGCGCGCCCTCACCATCGGGTACAGCCCCACGGGGTGGTAGCGGCGGAGGCTTCCTGCGGGGTAGCTCCTGTTCCTCAggttcttcagctcctcctgggcCTCGTGCAGCATCTCGATGCACTCCGAgtacttctcctccagctcctgcagctgttttGCGAAGGTGAACCCTCGTGTTAATTGTACAGTTCGACTTGAACAGGAAGACGAAGGTAAAGAGAGGCGTTACCTCCGCCGTCAGCTGCCTTTGGGCATCTTTAGCCGCCATCAGGTGCTGAGACAGCTCCTCGTTCTCCACCGCATACTAGATGCAGGTATATTACAATGTAAAGGAACGTGAATGATAACAAATACCTCCATCTGTCTGTATGTGAGGCTTTAACTCACAGATTTGGCTTTCTTTTGCAGGTCCACTATCTGAGAGAGGAGGTGTGTGATTTCCTCTTGCTGTCGGGAGGCGTCCTCAGTCTTGCGGGCCAACTCCTCGGCGATGGCGGAGATCTGGAGACTGGACAACCCTGACAGGACAGAGAACACGAGGAGGACGGCGAGatgtgtaaaaatgaaacaatgggaGAATCAGTTTGACTCAAAAGCGAAGCCCGGACGACTCACTGAGCTCCTTCACGCAGTCACTgacgagctgctgctccttctcctcgtaGGTTTCCGTCTCTGACTTCAGGTGGTTCGCCTGCATGGTGACATCCACAGTGAGACAAAGGACGGCCAGTCACGTCACCTCCCTACGTCACGTGGAGCGGTACCTCCGAGCGGAGACacaggttctcctcctccagctctttgagTTTCCTCTGCAGCGTGTTGCTCACGAAGCCCCCGGACGCTGCCTCCGCGTTGCCTTTCTTGCCGCTGTGAACAGAGAGGAGCGCGCGTGAAACCCCCGCTGCCGATCGGCGCGGACACACCTGCCAAGGGACGGGCGCTCACGTCGGCGAGCCGCCGGActcgtcctcgctctcctcgGCGGCGGTGGTGTagaactgcagcagctcgtccttCAGGTTCAGCTCGTGGTGCAGCTGCGCCACCTGCAGGACGTCAGACGCCGCCGTCACTGAGTGGCAACGGGCCAAAACGGGCCAAAACGGGCCCTAACGGGTCATAGCTCAATGTGCGGACCTCCTCTGTGATCTGCCCCACTTGTATCTCCAGGTAGTCATTCTGCTCCGTCAGAGTGCGGTTCTTCTTGAGGAGCGACTGGCCGATCCGCGCCGCCAGCTCCaggtctctctctttctgtccgATGGACGAGAGAGGAGTCTTAGCGCGGTCCCGTCACCTGCAGACTCGAAAAATAGAGCGACTCACCTCTTCCAGCAAACGGGTGACAGCGTCGATGTCATTGTAGGTCTTCGTCATCTGGCCCACTCTGTCGGCACATAGCACTGTGGAAACAGGCAGCGGGAACTCAGGAGGAGGCTACAGGCTGCGCGTGTTATGTAACAGCCGGTCATCCGGGAGCGGGTGTGGCAGTGCGGGGGTTAACGCGTGTTTTCCATGGCGCACAGCTGGTGGCGGCGCTGCCCCCGGGGAACGGCGCCCATCGACTCCAGTACTCGGATCAATAACTTACTGCGCTGCGCTATCGAACGCGTAATGGTAAACTGTGATACAGTAAGTTTTACAAGCAGCATAAAGCTGCTGTAACTGCGGTGTCAAGTACTTTTAAATGAATTCGAGCGTCCGTCTGACACGAGCACAGCAGTTCACTTTATGGAGACAGAACTTCTCTAGGTCTGTTCTGTACTCAGTCACTGATGGAGCCATGTTACCTTTCTTGTCCTCCTTCCAGCACCATTCATCCCGCTCCTGAGCCTCCGCTACTGatctctccatcctccctgGGCCTCACAGACACGACGCCCGATCCAAACACAGGTCCATTCACTTCCTAAGCGTCTCTCACTCCTACGGCTCAGCCGCTGTACAGTAGAGCGGACGCGGGGCTGGAAATAGCCTCCGCCCACATGGACACCAGCGTTATTGAGTGCAAGCaaggcagagagcagagagagactgCGCATCCGGTTTGGGAAAgatgtccagctgctgctgcgaaCCCGAGTTATAATTGGGCCAAAGTGGACGAGTGATGGAAGGACGAGCCAATCAGAGGAGCGGGAACTGTGCTCTGAAgagtttgtcatttttcttaTGCTATTTGCAAAGCTGCTGAGGATCTATCTGTTGTCAGAAGACGTTGCCACGGCAACCTTCCTCCAGACACAATCCCCGGACATTCACAACCTGATTCGTCTTCTTGTAGCGGGATAAAATGTGTTCAGACATATTATTATGAGCACAGAAATAAAACGCTGAACGCCTCCTTAGATGTTCAGACAGATGTCAGATGTTTCATATGCAACTTCACTACTTTTGTGTCCATGAACTAATGCATTTCTATCTTTCTACATTGCCTCCATAGCATTTAAAGCAGTAGCTCATAAACCGAGAGGAGGAATCGATCATTAAACTTTTGCTCCCTAAACCTTTCACTGTCTATGTCTATTAAGTGATGCTCTGAGACGATGTATTAGACAGAGTGGTCATATGGGCAGCAGAATAAAATGACAATGCATCGATTTTCCTAAGTTTTCCTAAGTAAACCAAAGGGAAAAACGAGACTTTAGGGGCTGAATAAATCATTTAAGCGCTGCATTAGTCAGACTCACAGAAGTATTTGAGTGTCTCTTCAATCTGCTCGTTGGTCAGGTCGAGCCGGGCGTCCGGTGCCACCAGGGGCGTGTGCAGCCAGTCATCGTGGTCGTAGCCGTAGACGGTGTCGGCCCGCAGCCGATACAccggcagctgctcctccagaagGCTGATGATCTCAAACTCCGGCAGGTCAGTGCTGTTGCACACATCTGAGGAGAGTGATGGATGTAGTGTTGGTACAGGAAGCTtggatcacacacacgcacgcacgcacgcacgcacgcacgcacgcacgcacgcacgcacgcacgcacgcacgcacgcacgcacgcacgcacgcacacacacacacacacacacacacagacagacagacagacagacagacagacagacagacagacagacagacagacagacagacagacacacacacacacacacacacacacacacacacacacacacacacacacacacacacacacacacacacacacacacctgtgatgGTCTCAGCGTCCCTGCATTCGGGCGGTGCCGGGTGGGTGTCAAGCTGGCTGGACTCGGCCTCGCTCACATACTGCTCCTCGTTGGTGCGGTGCTGATCGGGCtctgggtccgggtccgggtccgggtctggGGCCGGGGAGGCCAGCTTGACACACCTCTCACTGGTGGAGGGAAACGGGGGCCATGGgcctctggagctggagctccacctggtctgcagacacacaacctgTGGAGGAGCGGAGGGCGGTGAgggaggacacagacacacacacacgcacacacacgcacacgcacacgcacacacacacacacacacacacacacacacacacacacacacacacacacacacctgaatgcCTGTGTTACTCTACCACGAGGTCCAAACTAATCAATGCGTCTCCCTCTTTCCCTACAGACTCTTTAACTtcaagtgctgctgctgactcgGCAGTTTGCTGCTCGCCAGCAAGATGCATAAATCACGGGCAGTCTTCAGGAAATGAATAAAACGTCAGAGGAGGGTTAAGAGCAGCTCTTGATACTAGCATGACATTGAGGTGGTGCAACCTAATGGATCCAGGTACAGGAAACCATCATCTATTGTTCTCTAATCGAAGAAGCAGGTGCAGTAAAACTACTGAACAACAGCAGTTACGTCTGCAGCTCACAGACGGAGCTTTTCTTCTATTACAGCCACATTTTATTGGGGATGACACTAAGACTCAAGCTCTGTGTATCACTGCAGATGCACAGGGTGTCTTCAGCAAACGCACAACTCATATGCTTCAGAAGTGTGTCAGATCAAAGCCACTGATGCTGCCAGAGGAACTGGATATAAATAGAGCCATGACAGCAGTGTGGGTGCATATGCATGAGTGTAAGTGTGACGCCAGGTGTGTGCTTCATTCGATGGCTCCTGTGGAAAGGATGAATACATGACCACCGTGCAGGAGGCCGTGTGAGCGGTTCTGCACAGCAGCACCGCAACCTTGGGACGTCTTTCAGATTGCGGCAGTTCGAATTCTTCCCCGATGGAGCAGAGTTTGGCCTTAAAACACAGTTTCGCCGGTCACGTCCACAGTAACCTGACAGACGGAGGCTGAGCCCAAACAAGCACATAAGAGATGGCTGATGGTGAATACAGGAGCTCCACTGACAACAACATTGCTACTGTCGCTCTGTGGAGCTGATGACACAGGCCAGGGTTCAGTCGAGCGTGTGGCATAAACAGTGTTATTTGAATGAGACTGAGGGTGTGGCCTCATCTACATCAGCAGGTCGCGTCACGGATGCGGATCTGGGTCCTCAGAAACCGTGTCCTtacgaaaacaaacacaataggTCTCAAAACGTGATCAGCTGACCTTTTGGTGACGGCATATGCGGGGTATGCGTGAGAGCGGCCCGATCTGTACTCACGCGCACAAGTGGCTGGTCCGAATGAGGGGATCTGACGCGAATCCCAAGATCCGAACCGGGCTGTGGTGCGGTTCAGTGATCCTGCAGGG is drawn from Betta splendens chromosome 11, fBetSpl5.4, whole genome shotgun sequence and contains these coding sequences:
- the LOC114865282 gene encoding trafficking kinesin-binding protein 1-like; protein product: MTKTYNDIDAVTRLLEEKERDLELAARIGQSLLKKNRTLTEQNDYLEIQVGQITEEVAQLHHELNLKDELLQFYTTAAEESEDESGGSPTGKKGNAEAASGGFVSNTLQRKLKELEEENLCLRSEANHLKSETETYEEKEQQLVSDCVKELRLSSLQISAIAEELARKTEDASRQQEEITHLLSQIVDLQKKAKSYAVENEELSQHLMAAKDAQRQLTAELQELEEKYSECIEMLHEAQEELKNLRNRSYPAGSLRRYHPVGLYPMDSLAAEIEGTMRKELSLDDPECEEQKSHRKRVFETVKNVNQTVRQRSLTPTSGNIPGSNQSLSARTSPSSSGLSTPRSGLYGGDGTGDGVALDNRTQSILLETASNQDSNADGRDKKTSGAEDLRVALRRLSLRRQNNLSERRFFEEERERRRGRGGLQEAPGHEGALTPSESIMSLGGLHLWASRGPYLPDKLQIVKPLEGSATLHHWQQLAQPHLGVILDARPGVVSKGYRPLELELEQVYPWGGFEEDEPGEQYFQNLPTSSASATPAVPPPPGSGDPAPAASVAPSAPPSPSPSPHLSNTDALAAYYPGKCMAHTSSTYTFTTCRILHPTDEQTRVTPSLNPVPASSSCVMTSTLLATPAATPCTPHRLSLRPSESSTNLRDATRTTSTSLGLVRLLQERGISAAVYHQSQGLDQGPSSGGVLFSTSIAPNRAPDPDPLRPSTPPNSPTGQGAAPTPAGFDFKSPSYDNFLASKPARSILKEVTGGLRGRQRGRDCESQTDVSVTVHNLNLLDKVKRLGVAGAPGARAMSAGPMLGPLGGLRRSGSPFGPDGLRRNRSYPAMVGASMAMKGPGPQE